The following proteins are encoded in a genomic region of Leishmania major strain Friedlin complete genome, chromosome 25:
- a CDS encoding putative RNA polymerase I second largest subunit — MSSRSSHYSAKSLSSSAGESMVTSHSTGSSSRHRRTGTVCIHEPRAPPMKMTAMELLQHIRNSITRLKYICERQYHTAALDQASEVAVTSFFERLRKKLSKLEFSRSHIGTPETGGPQQLKYIAKEARQLMSTAQEVVRDTANTSVTATCVYEGMQHHHMQEAMAELEELSALLAERPNEQPSRVSVDLLADLVAFHIDEFDAFMALRVEAFVREMQSEGAFYTGPVMTDASQKATPVGVCSAVLLDVAVGVRPARSARIVLEHARHQISKVENRLHAADIALQECQLAGEVAAEGQQRQRAEVQRREFTIMKERIRHALRQLDRVQQAWLEEEQSIFTRAASGSHDLAALMQTKHLHEAEVIEEVQRLHDQTIHACLPFATPQYHRRYGETYGQPCHVRLGFHFLPDANTAAEMAAAAGSTNAAAPSSLMLRTLSTEYFALMRQLRVAPVDYDTYDYLVPSKEQFWVNFASFPEMVKGARCALRNVDARLDHFRALEEQKEVGGYFIMNGGERILRALLMQRCNVPINIYREKFVTQGPHFSAKAVVIRCKRPSGLTAQNYFYYTTQGEVIFSFARKVVWHLPAPLLLNAMSTQSVSAVELQRLLTIGMPDGNHVARVEALLQHHRRKPYGDLRHFIDYITVLGRMYREYHQNSSTFHFLPLYAKGSTCQHDAWYGMFMVRRHVLPHLNSCDVATPDLAPDATAQKLLAWLSPALLAELDRKFDAMIAITRQLYLFIDGAVEHQGNDVPAYQELFTVSQVLMGAFEVCLNRYMRGFVYRLARHLPAALFRRILSLRTLLPPVDAEDTMRQVRQFAEFCGRHGGSDPLDQLARLLVTGNINLDREEDFYCPQTSGWVVMAEHLNFYRFFEQLRCVHRGKTIADMRSSEVRKYPCEAYGFICMVQSPDGEDCGVLNHLSVSTISSNSPDAAMTAQLREIVRKAVPGVRSRATLSTVVDQLCETVPVWMEGELLGYLSPADAVEAAATLRERKALTLRSQVHVTGIVRRKDASPLHTLEVVYVAPKSKDPAGLYVFYDCGRLMRPVQRLESSVRKDATHLPFPLVFIGTWEQSWLDIAAVPSDPLDAVVQLNRKYEYMEQNGTNLISLTSATIPFFEHNCSPRNLFQCGLSKQSSGTQLQALAWRKEAKLFRTYCPQRYISRTLPMDYYGLDDVNLGVNAVIAILAYTGYDMDDAVIINSTAAQRGMLTAGVTVAKIVTASGKGSDKDDVFVFHNLLSTGERFTAELEANGLPPKRANASLDAFSFDRDHKYPGLRDNNDVYCCAKRVERVDPFTNKAVYEYTRHHATKWRHFDKGEDAWVQQVIPLVYSGPDPTSVLMIFRIPRPPTVGDKFSSRHGQKGTLPLHIRSHDLPFATASGITPDVIINPHAFPSRMTVGMVLEIMTAKVGAIEGRFIDNSAWSTVDEQPRVAELIGEALVKAGYNRYGREHLIDGISGEEMKADVFMGICGYQRLRHMVSDKWQARARTDAHTYRAVTKTGQPVKGRKRHGGVRVGEMERDGLLSHGISEVVVDRLLHVSDKTKAFICPRCGSLLSLYERHATEYGTWRTCRFCGAGADESTDSIAMVEIPQVLRLWAAELTSIGIRVVLKTSELSDFV, encoded by the coding sequence ATGTCGTCTCGCTCATCACACTATAGCGCAAagtcgctctcctcctcagcgGGGGAGTCGATGGTAACGAGCCACAGCACTGGGTCCTCGAGTCGTCACCGTCGCACCGGCACTGTCTGCATACATGAGCCGCGCGCCCCACCCATGAAGATGACGGCGATGGAGCTCCTGCAACACATCCGCAACTCCATTACTAGGCTGAAGTACATTTGTGAGCGGCAATATcacaccgccgcgctcgATCAGGCGTCCGAGGTGGCCGTCACGTCGTTCTTTGAGCGGCTCCGCAAGAAGCTGTCGAAGCTCGAGttcagccgcagccacaTCGGCACCCCAGAGACCGGCggcccgcagcagctgaagtACATTGCGAAagaggcgcggcagctcaTGAGCACCGCGcaggaggtggtgcgcgaCACCGCGAACACTTCCGTGACGGCGACATGTGTTTACGAGGGCATGCAGCATCATCACATGCAAGAGGCCATGgcagagctggaggagctgtcCGCGCTCCTGGCAGAGCGCCCCAACGAGCAGCCGAGTCGCGTGAGCGTCGATCTTCTGGCGGACCTCGTTGCTTTCCACATCGACGAGTTCGACGCCTTTATGGCGCTGCGTGTCGAAGCGTTTGTGCGGGAAATGCAGAGCGAAGGCGCCTTCTACACCGGCCCGGTCATGACGGATGCGTCTCAGAAGGCCACGCCAGTCGGCGTGTgttcggcggtgctgctagACGTTGCGGTCGGCGTGCGACCGGCGCGGTCGGCTCGTATCGTGCTTGAGCATGCGCGGCATCAGATCAGCAAAGTCGAGAACCGTCTGCACGCTGCAGACATCGCGCTGCAGGAGTGTCAGCTGGCGGGCGAGGTTGCGGCAGAGGGTCAGCAAAGGCAGCgggcggaggtgcagcgccgcgagtTCACCATCATGAAGGAGCGGATCCGCCACGCCCTGCGCCAGCTGGATCGCGTTCAGCAAGCATGGCTGGAAGAGGAGCAAAGCATCTTCActcgcgccgcctccggTAGCCACGATctggcggcgctgatgcagACAAAGCACCTGcacgaggcggaggtgatCGAGGaagtgcagcggctgcacgacCAGACGATCCACGCTTGCCTGCCCTTCGCCACCCCGCAGTACCACCGCCGCTATGGTGAGACGTacggccagccgtgccacgTCCGCCTCGGCTTCCACTTCCTGCCCGATGCGAACACGGCAGCCGAgatggccgccgctgctggatCTACCaatgccgcggcgccgtcatcgcTGATGCTGCGCACCCTCTCCACGGAGTACTTTGCGCTGatgcgccagctgcgcgtCGCTCCTGTCGACTACGACACCTACGACTACCTTGTGCCAAGCAAGGAGCAGTTCTGGGTGAACTTCGCGAGCTTCCCGGAGATGGTGAAAGGGGCCCGCTGCGCTCTTCGCAACGTCGACGCTCGCCTTGACCACTTCcgcgcgctggaggagcagaaggaAGTAGGCGGCTACTTCATCATGAACGGCGGCGAGCGCATTCTGCGTGCGTTGCTCATGCAGCGCTGCAACGTACCGATCAACATTTACCGCGAGAAGTTCGTCACTCAGGGCCCGCACTTTTCCGCCAAGGCTGTCGTCATTCGCTGCAAGCGGCCAAGCGGGCTGACGGCGCAGAACTACTTCTACTACACAACGCAGGGCGAGGTAATCTTCTCGTTCGCGCGCAAGGTGGTGTGGCATCtaccggcgccgctgctgctgaacgcAATGAGTACGCAGAGCGTGtcggcggtggagctgcagcggctgctgacGATCGGCATGCCAGATGGCAACCACGTCGCCCGTGTCGAGGcactcctccagcaccaccgccgcaagCCCTACGGTGATCTGCGGCACTTTATCGACTACATCACGGTTCTTGGCCGCATGTACCGCGAGTACCACCAGAACTCATCTACGTTTCACTTTCTGCCGCTCTACGCGAAGGGTTCGACGTGCCAGCACGACGCGTGGTACGGCATGTTCATGGTGCGACGCCATGTCCTGCCGCACTTGAACAGCTGCGACGTGGCCACGCCGGATTTGGCCCCTGACGCCACTGCGCAGAAGCTGCTAGCGTGGCTGTCGCCCGCTCTTCTCGCCGAGCTGGACCGCAAGTTTGACGCGATGATCGCCATCACGCGGCAGCTGTACCTCTTCAtcgacggcgctgtcgagcaTCAGGGCAACGACGTCCCGGCTTATCAGGAGCTCTTCACCGTCTCGCAGGTGCTCATGGGTGCCTTCGAGGTGTGCCTGAACCGTTACATGCGCGGCTTTGTCTACCGCCTCGCACGTCACCTGCCCGCGGCGCTCTTTCGCCGTATCCTCAGCCTGCGCACTCTGCTGCCCCCTGTTGACGCCGAGGACACCATGCGGCAGGTGCGTCAGTTTGCGGAATTTTGTGgccggcacggcggcagcgacccGCTGGATCAGCTTGCCCGTCTGCTTGTGACGGGCAATATCAACCTCGACCGCGAGGAGGACTTTTACTGTCCGCAGACGTCTGGGTGGGTGGTCATGGCCGAGCACCTGAACTTCTACCGCTTCTTTGAGCAGCTTCGCTGTGTGCACCGTGGCAAGACGATCGCCGACATGCGTTCGAGCGAGGTGCGGAAGTACCCATGTGAAGCGTACGGCTTTATCTGCATGGTGCAAAGCCCCGACGGCGAGGACTGTGGCGTGCTGAATCACCTGAGTGTGTCGACCATCTCGTCGAACtcaccggatgcggccatgacagcgcagctgcgggagaTAGTGCGCAAGGCGGTGCCGGgtgtgcgcagccgcgcgaCGCTCAGCACGGTGGTGGATCAGCTTTGTGAGACGGTGCCGGTGTGGATGGAGGGCGAGCTGCTTGGCTACCTCAGCCCGGCGGACgctgtggaggcggcggcaacgctgcgcgagcgcaaGGCGCTCACGCTGCGCTCGCAGGTGCACGTGACCGGCATCGTACGCCGCAAGGATGCGTCGCCTCTGCACacgctggaggtggtgtACGTGGCGCCGAAGAGCAAGGACCCGGCGGGCCTGTACGTCTTCTACGACTGCGGACGACTCATGCGGCCGGTGCAGCGGTTGGAGTCGTCGGTGCGCAAGGATGCGACCCACCTCCCTTTCCCGCTCGTGTTCATTGGCACCTGGGAGCAGAGCTGGCTGGATATCGCCGCCGTCCCGAGCGACCCcctcgacgccgtcgtgcaGCTGAACCGCAAGTACGAGTACATGGAGCAGAATGGCACAAACCTCATCTCCCTCACCTCGGCGACTATCCCCTTCTTCGAGCACAACTGCTCGCCGCGCAACCTGTTCCAGTGCGGTCTCAGCAAGCAGTCCTCTGgcacacagctgcaggcgctggcgtggCGCAAGGAGGCAAAGCTGTTCCGCACCTATTGCCCGCAGCGCTACATCAGCCGCACCCTCCCCATGGACTACTACGGCCTCGACGACGTGAACCTCGGCGTCAACGCCGTGATTGCCATTCTCGCCTACACCGGCTACGACATGGACGACGCCGTCATCATcaacagcaccgctgcccaGCGCGGTATGCTGACGGCCGGTGTCACGGTCGCCAAGATCGTGACCGCATCTGGAAAGGGCTCCGACAAGGACGACGTCTTCGTGTTCCACAACCTGCTCTCCACGGGCGAGCGATTCactgccgagctggaggcgaacGGACTGCCGCCGAAGCGCGCGAACGCGAGCCTGGACGCCTTCTCCTTTGATCGCGATCACAAGTACCCTGGACTGCGAGACAACAACGACGTGTACTGCTGCGCCAAGCGGGTGGAGCGGGTGGACCCGTTCACGAACAAGGCTGTCTACGAGTACACGCGCCACCACGCCACCAAGTGGCGCCACTTCGACAAGGGCGAGGATGCGTGGGTCCAGCAGGTGATCCCGCTCGTGTACAGCGGGCCAGACCCGACATCGGTGCTCATGATCTTCCGCATCCCTCGCCCTCCGACCGTGGGCGACAAGTTCTCGTCCCGCCACGGCCAGAAGGGTACGTTGCCGCTACACATTCGCTCTCACGACCTGCCCTTCGCCACGGCTAGTGGCATAACCCCGGACGTCATCATCAACCCCCACGCATTTCCGTCGCGCATGACGGTCGGCATGGTGCTGGAGATCATGACCGCCAAGGTCGGTGCCATCGAGGGTCGCTTCATCGATAACAGTGCGTGGTCGACGGTAGACGAGCAGCCGCGAGTGGCGGAGTTGATTGGCGAAGCGCTGGTCAAGGCAGGGTACAACCGCTACGGCCGCGAGCACCTGATCGATGGCATCAGCGGTGAAGAGATGAAGGCAGACGTGTTCATGGGCATCTGCGGGTATCAGCGTCTGCGGCACATGGTTAGCGACAAGTGGCAGGCGCGGGCACGTACggacgcgcacacgtaccGGGCGGTAACCAAGACGGGGCAACCGGTGAAGGGGCGTaagcgccacggcggcgtacGGGTCGGGGAGATGGAGCGGGACGGCTTGCTATCGCACGGCATTAGTGAAGTTGTCGTCGACCGTCTCCTGCACGTGTCAGACAAGACAAAGGCGTTCATCTGCCCGAGGTGCGGTAGCTTGCTCTCCCTGTACGAGCGTCATGCCACTGAGTACGGTACATGGCGCACCTGCCGCttctgcggcgccggcgcggacGAGAGCACCGACTCGATAGCTATGGTGGAGATTCCACaagtgctgcggctgtgggcggcggagctgacgAGCATTGGCATCCGCGTCGTGCTCAAGACGTCGGAGCTGTCCGACTTTGTATGA
- a CDS encoding putative epsin, with protein sequence MNFTQQLWSVKEWGRVMATRSEYVQIVHDATNDEKWGPTGPQMDAVCNAYPRGGPEILNELRTRLNNRDKSWRPCYKSLLVIDYLARNVDDRYLPEISALVPIIRTISTSFYYTNPKGVDHGVSVRERAKKVADLLSDGLQLREERMVAAQIKAKLSHNASDGGGPNSDAPYSGAGSYGGSRDCDRYRSYVKGSRQAYDSYRSSPPPSAVLSRPRTKEEQERCDMEMALRLQRDEERRSGVSAEQLEEMYATKVRQRQSEAERQKVTAEDDERLAMRLQQEEEERARREGVSLPTLNSDKPSSTPVKAPSPNPPATNALDELFAPALFSQPAVAAPASSPGPFNSFLNSRSGLPPEQNSWVQPQQQPTRVQNEWGQPQTANDAWGAPQQAPQQSVPPLQQQQFTPWGQSATVSTSNSWGQPQQQQSNSWGQPQQGPSQQQHVGNNGSAGSWGRVPSSQPRDPWDQPQQTPQPQQASQPRQASQPQQASQPRQASQPQQASQPRQASQPQQASQPQQASQPRQASQTSNSWSKFQQQPQPGDWGQTSAPPPQLSDTWGQPLASDTARTLDSTNSRGNLGSMWGNLDQFSNQQHK encoded by the coding sequence ATGAACTTCACACAGCAGCTGTGGTCTGTGAAGGAGTGGGGCCGCGTGATGGCCACAAGGAGCGAGTACGTCCAAATCGTGCACGATGCGACCAACGATGAAAAATGGGGGCCGACAGGACCGCAGATGGATGCCGTATGCAACGCCTACCCCCGCGGCGGTCCCGAAATCTTGAACGAGCTGCGCACCCGCCTCAACAACCGCGACAAGTCGTGGCGCCCGTGCTACAAGTCGCTGCTCGTCATCGACTATCTTGCCCGCAACGTCGACGACCGTTACCTGCCGGAGATCTCCGCCTTGGTGCCCATCATCCGCACCATCTCTACCAGCTTCTACTACACTAACCCCAAGGGTGTCGATCACGGCGTGTCAGTACGGGAGCGTGCGAAGAAGGTCGCGGACCTTCTCAGTGAtggcctgcagctgcgtgaggAGCGTATGGTAGCTGCGCAGATCAAGGCGAAACTCTCCCACAACGCTAGCGATGGTGGCGGCCCGAACAGCGACGCCCCCTACAGCGGAGCTGGCAGCTatggcggcagccgcgatTGTGACCGGTACCGAAGCTATGTCAAGGGCTCCCGCCAGGCCTATGACTCCTACCGGTCCTCGCCGCCCCCTTCGGCGGTACTGTCGCGCCCGCGCAccaaggaggagcaggaaCGGTGCGACATGGAGATGGCGCTGCGCTTGCAGCGTGACGAGGAGCGCCGTAGCGGCGTTTCGgccgagcagctggaggagatgtACGCAACCAAggtccgccagcgccagaGCGAGGCTGAGCGCCAGAAAGTTACcgcggaggacgacgagAGACTCGCCATGCGACTccagcaggaggaggaggaacggGCGCGGCGCGAGGGCGTATCGCTGCCGACGCTGAACTCGGACAAGCCATCCAGCACCCCAGTAAAGGCCCCCTCGCCCAACCCGCCCGCGACGAATGCGCTGGACGAACTCTTCGCCCCTGCCCTGTTCTCTCAgcccgctgtcgccgccccTGCTTCGTCGCCGGGCCCCTTCAATTCCTTCCTCAACTCCCGCTCCGGACTTCCACCAGAGCAGAACTCGTGGGTCCAGCCCCAACAACAGCCGACCCGCGTTCAGAACGAATGGGGACAGCCACAGACAGCCAACGATGCTTGGGGTGCACCACAGCAAGCGCCGCAACAgtccgtgccgccgctgcaacagcagcagttCACCCCTTGGGGCCAATCGGCCACCGTCTCAACAAGCAACTCATGGGGTcagcctcagcagcagcagtcgaaCTCTTGGGGCCAGCCCCAACAAGGACCCtcgcagcaacagcacgtGGGTaacaacggcagcgctggctcGTGGGGTCGAGTTCCTTCGTCTCAGCCGCGGGACCCGTGGGACCAGCCGCAACAGacaccgcagccgcaacaGGCATCGCAGCCGCGACAGGCATCGCAGCCGCAACAGGCATCGCAGCCGCGACAGGCATCGCAGCCGCAACAGGCATCGCAGCCGCGACAGGCATCGCAGCCGCAACAGGCATCGCAGCCGCAACAGGCATCGCAGCCGCGACAggcatcgcagacgtcgAATTCTTGGAGTAAgtttcagcagcagccgcagcccggcgATTGGGGCCAGACatctgcaccacctccgcagcTGTCCGATACGTGGGGCCAGCCACTGGCAAGTGACACAGCGAGGACTCTCGACTCCACGAACAGCAGGGGTAACTTGGGCAGCATGTGGGGTAATTTGGACCAATTCTCCAACCAGCAGCATAAGTGA